The following proteins are encoded in a genomic region of Xenopus laevis strain J_2021 chromosome 3L, Xenopus_laevis_v10.1, whole genome shotgun sequence:
- the LOC108711768 gene encoding protein mono-ADP-ribosyltransferase TIPARP isoform X2: MDIYNSPEIDRVRRLSTSTDPSVHFHTSYKYFYEESDDKWIEYDKDFMSAIAEGLRNKQDTVTYSNPLFKYDLHLTRMYQLNLQTGTMRRMARRPIFRSTVTMQAELQTFSGHEPTSHSTHSNPHPDVAAQFPGSWIITNPKVTHESILLTYGDREFAHVYTYFHSTMSESQYIILEMTRIQNYFQWDKYKRKRDHMIQQLNEGEQKQLERHLFHGTEHILVEAICRHNFDPRVSGKNGTIYGQGCYFAKDASYSHRYAKPTSEGSEGYHYMFLAKVLVGRPARGTQALRRPPPIYPNDPSSPLYDSCVSQLNNPDVFVIFDSDQFYPYFLIKYQKTQNMVILA, translated from the exons ATGGACATTTACAACAGTCCAGAAATCGACAGAGTACGACGCCTCTCCACCTCCACTGACCCTTCCGTTCACTTTCACACCTCCTACAAGTACTTCTACGAAGAGTCCGATGACAAATGGATCGAATATGATAAG GACTTTATGAGCGCCATTGCTGAAGGTCTTCGAAATAAACAAGACACGGTGACTTACAGCAATCCCCTTTTCAAGTACGATCTCCATCTTACCAGGATGTACCAGCTGAACCTACAGACAGGAACGATGAGGAGGATGGCAAGAAGGCCCATCTTCAGGTCCACTGTGACCATGCAGGCTGAACTCCA GACCTTCTCTGGTCATGAGCCCACTTCCCATTCCACCCATAGCAACCCCCATCCTGATGTGGCAGCTCAATTTCCTGGCTCCTGGATCATCACCAACCCCAAAGTGACCCATGAGAGCATTCTGCTGACATACGGGGACCGGGAATTTGCTCATGTTTATACCTATTTCCACAGCACAATGTCCGAGTCCCAGTATATAATCCTGGAGATGACCAGAATCCAGAACTACTTCCAGTGGGACAAGTACAAACG GAAAAGAGACCACATGATTCAGCAACTAAATGAAGGTGAGCAGAAACAACTAGAGCGCCATCTTTTCCATGGCACGGAGCATATACTGGTAGAGGCCATCTGCCGTCATAACTTTGATCCCAGAGTGAGTGGCAAGAATGGCACAATCTATGGTCAAGGGTGCTACTTTGCTAAGGACGCTAGTTATTCCCACCGTTATGCCAAGCCAACCTCCGAGGGCTCCGAGGGCTATCATTATATGTTTCTGGCCAAGGTCTTGGTGGGTCGTCCAGCCAGGGGAACACAAGCACTCCGTCGCCCTCCCCCGATATACCCCAATGACCCATCCAGCCCGCTCTATGACTCCTGCGTTTCCCAGCTCAATAATCCGGACGTTTTCGTTATATTTGACAGCGACCAATTTTACCCGTATTTCCTCATCAAGTACCAGAAGACCCAAAACATGGTCATCCTGGCTTAA
- the LOC108711768 gene encoding protein mono-ADP-ribosyltransferase TIPARP isoform X1 — MRHRRQSAPLPSEVTGLEPTKYETALGELESGSCGDASTVPWGRRFPEILPGEPITFYSGYPDFGYHIYQEDNVDICSSFLVGQCLQGSHCPKHHNVLPYAWQVRDRHTTQWTNVEEGAHQALERLFSDPHVVQVIGMYKGIQVLIDFSTMDIYNSPEIDRVRRLSTSTDPSVHFHTSYKYFYEESDDKWIEYDKDFMSAIAEGLRNKQDTVTYSNPLFKYDLHLTRMYQLNLQTGTMRRMARRPIFRSTVTMQAELQTFSGHEPTSHSTHSNPHPDVAAQFPGSWIITNPKVTHESILLTYGDREFAHVYTYFHSTMSESQYIILEMTRIQNYFQWDKYKRKRDHMIQQLNEGEQKQLERHLFHGTEHILVEAICRHNFDPRVSGKNGTIYGQGCYFAKDASYSHRYAKPTSEGSEGYHYMFLAKVLVGRPARGTQALRRPPPIYPNDPSSPLYDSCVSQLNNPDVFVIFDSDQFYPYFLIKYQKTQNMVILA; from the exons ATGCGTCATAGGCGTCAAAGTGCCCCCTTGCCATCTGAGGTTACTGGCCTGGAACCCACAAAATATGAAACTGCCCTGGGTGAACTAGAATCTGGCAGTTGTGGAGACGCCTCAACTGTTCCATGGGGTAGGAGATTTCCAGAGATTCTACCAGGAGAACCAATAACCTTCTATTCAGGGTATCCAGATTTCGGATATCACATCTACCAGGAGGACAATGTAGATATCTGCTCCAGCTTCCTTGTTGGACAATGCCTTCAGGGATCCCACTGCCCCAAACACCACAATGTGCTTCCATATGCATGGCAAGTGAGAGACCGACACACGACTCAGTGGACTAATGTTGAAGAAGGGGCACATCAAGCCCTAGAGAGACTGTTTAGTGACCCCCATGTTGTGCAGGTGATAGGAATGTACAA GGGTATTCAGGTCTTAATAGACTTCAGCACCATGGACATTTACAACAGTCCAGAAATCGACAGAGTACGACGCCTCTCCACCTCCACTGACCCTTCCGTTCACTTTCACACCTCCTACAAGTACTTCTACGAAGAGTCCGATGACAAATGGATCGAATATGATAAG GACTTTATGAGCGCCATTGCTGAAGGTCTTCGAAATAAACAAGACACGGTGACTTACAGCAATCCCCTTTTCAAGTACGATCTCCATCTTACCAGGATGTACCAGCTGAACCTACAGACAGGAACGATGAGGAGGATGGCAAGAAGGCCCATCTTCAGGTCCACTGTGACCATGCAGGCTGAACTCCA GACCTTCTCTGGTCATGAGCCCACTTCCCATTCCACCCATAGCAACCCCCATCCTGATGTGGCAGCTCAATTTCCTGGCTCCTGGATCATCACCAACCCCAAAGTGACCCATGAGAGCATTCTGCTGACATACGGGGACCGGGAATTTGCTCATGTTTATACCTATTTCCACAGCACAATGTCCGAGTCCCAGTATATAATCCTGGAGATGACCAGAATCCAGAACTACTTCCAGTGGGACAAGTACAAACG GAAAAGAGACCACATGATTCAGCAACTAAATGAAGGTGAGCAGAAACAACTAGAGCGCCATCTTTTCCATGGCACGGAGCATATACTGGTAGAGGCCATCTGCCGTCATAACTTTGATCCCAGAGTGAGTGGCAAGAATGGCACAATCTATGGTCAAGGGTGCTACTTTGCTAAGGACGCTAGTTATTCCCACCGTTATGCCAAGCCAACCTCCGAGGGCTCCGAGGGCTATCATTATATGTTTCTGGCCAAGGTCTTGGTGGGTCGTCCAGCCAGGGGAACACAAGCACTCCGTCGCCCTCCCCCGATATACCCCAATGACCCATCCAGCCCGCTCTATGACTCCTGCGTTTCCCAGCTCAATAATCCGGACGTTTTCGTTATATTTGACAGCGACCAATTTTACCCGTATTTCCTCATCAAGTACCAGAAGACCCAAAACATGGTCATCCTGGCTTAA
- the LOC108711770 gene encoding protein mono-ADP-ribosyltransferase TIPARP, producing MFPISSPGICFSPYPLPGSRKVTGTEPTKEEVDLQRLEWGVEDTDHVPDPHHGTMTDSEMSVDQPDHTYFIHMEDDIEICSRFLLGKCMQGTLCPRHHAMLPYTWQLKLASTGMWYTVGGWAQEALERLFCNPAQAQVKCVHQKKEYTLDFTTMEVHHSPVFNRVRRLSTSTNPSIPFHTSYMYYYEEKDNNWVKYDPNFVESIEEGLREGFLEVLCSSFQFRYVLHLTKSYQENLQTNTKRRMRARPIFKSPLEMMSDLWTLRITGSCVGSNSNPPPYPNIWLMNNTSPLSAFDLVLLRCEDREFICVYRCFHKTMKETEYVILEISRIQNYFQWEKYTRKRDHIAQSCLVSERNRLERHLFHGTDHSVVEAICKQNFDSRVCGKHATSYGQGSYFSTNASYSHKYSDPNSSGQHFMFLAKVLVGRPALGKKSLRRPPPLFPKDPASPLYDSCVSRNNNPDIFVLFDNDQSYPYFLIKYQKIPEVVNVD from the exons ATGTTTCCGATCTCTTCGCCCGGAATCTGCTTTTCCCCGTATCCATTGCCCGGCAGTAGGAAAGTCACTGGCACGGAGCCTACGAAGGAGGAAGTTGATCTTCAGAGACTGGAATGGGGAGTAGAAGACACTGACCATGTGCCTGATCCACATCATGGGACCATGACTGACAGTGAAATGTCTGTTGACCAGCCAGACCATACATATTTTATCCATATGGAAGACGACATTGAGATTTGTTCACGCTTCCTGCTTGGGAAGTGCATGCAGGGAACTCTGTGCCCTCGGCATCATGCCATGCTCCCTTACACCTGGCAGCTGAAGTTAGCGAGCACAGGCATGTGGTACACCGTTGGGGGCTGGGCACAAGAGGCCCTGGAAAGGCTGTTTTGCAACCCAGCTCAAGCGCAAGTTAAATGTGTGCACCA AAAGAAAGAATACACTCTAGACTTCACCACCATGGAGGTCCATCATAGCCCTGTATTTAACCGCGTCAGACGTCTGTCAACTTCCACCAACCCCTCAATCCCTTTCCACACCAGCTACATGTATTATTACGAAGAGAAGGACAACAATTGGGTTAAATATGATCCG AATTTTGTAGAGAGCATTGAGGAAGGCCTGAGAGAAGGCTTCCTAGAAGTTCTGTGCAGCAGTTTCCAATTCAGATATGTCCTCCACCTTACCAAGtcttatcaggaaaacctccAGACGAACACTAAGAGGCGCATGAGAGCCCGTCCCATCTTTAAATCTCCCCTCGAGATGATGTCCGATTTGTG GACCCTCCGCATTACTGGGAGCTGTGTGGGCTCCAATTCTAATCCTCCGCCGTACCCTAACATTTGGCTCATGAACAACACCTCGCCTTTGTCTGCCTTCGATTTGGTCCTCTTGCGATGTGAGGACAGAGAGTTCATCTGTGTGTATCGCTGCTTTCACAAGACGATGAAAGAGACAGAGTACGTCATTCTCGAGATCTCCAGGATCCAGAACTACTTCCAGTGGGAAAAATACACACG AAAGAGGGATCACATCGCTCAGAGCTGTCTTGTGTCAGAGAGAAACCGACTGGAGCGGCATCTTTTCCATGGCACAGACCATTCCGTGGTGGAAGCTATTTGCAAGCAGAACTTCGATTCACGGGTCTGTGGCAAACATGCCACCAGCTACGGCCAGGGGAGCTACTTCTCCACAAATGCCAGTTATTCCCATAAGTACTCTGATCCCAACAGCAGCGGGCAGCATTTTATGTTTCTAGCCAAAGTCTTAGTGGGGCGGCCAGCACTCGGGAAAAAGTCTCTACGCCGTCCTCCACCATTGTTTCCTAAGGACCCTGCCAGCCCTCTCTATGACTCTTGCGTGTCAAGGAATAACAACCCAGACATCTTTGTTCTGTTTGACAATGACCAATCCTATCCTTATTTCCTTATCAAGTATCAGAAGATCCCAGAAGTGGTCAATGTGGACTAA